Part of the Bacteroidota bacterium genome, CGAAAAAACGTCATATTCATACAAAAAATGTAGGGATTTCCCCGTCCAATTACAATGATTCCGGTCATCGGATGCCGATCACGCCGGTCATCCTTCCGGAGTGTTTGCCATCTCTCCGGAATGAGTGAAGGAGTTCCGGACTGCAGATCGTGCAATACGGGGATACCTCGATGTTCTCGTCGCGTGCTCCCCATGCCAACAGTTGAGAACGGTTGGCTTCCTTCAGGTTAAGATGAGGCGATCTCCCTTGCACCCGCTCGACGTGCGCCGTGTCGAACTGCGCGGCGACCTCCTCCCCTACTTCGTAGCAACAAACTCCTGCACCGGGACCGATCCAGGCGACCAGGTCCTCGGGCCTCGCCGACTCCCGGGCAAGCAGTTCCAACGCATGGGATAAAATTCCCAGGCGCGTCCCCTTCCAGCCTGCGTGCACAAGCCCCATAATCCCGGCCACCGGATCGAAGAGAAAAATGGGAAGACAATCAGCAATTGAAACGCTGAGATAAAGCCCGGGGTTCCGGGTGAGAAGACCGTCACATGCCTCATAACGGCCGGGCTCCGAGACGAGGCGCACTACGGCGCCATGTATTTGCGCTGGAACCGACAACTGGCCCTCGACGAGCCCCAGTGCCGCGAGGAACCGCTCGCGGTTGGTCCGGACGCACGCCGGATCGTCGCCAACTTTGAAGCTTGTATTCATGCCGAACGGCTCGGGGCTCACTCCCCCTTTGCGTGTGCCTAATCCGGAGACCAGTTGCGGAAAGCGGGAAAGCAGGTGAGATCGAAGGACGACCACCTCTCCGGGAGGCCCCCCCTTCGACGGGTTCGGGGGAATTCCGGGGCCGGACCGGTCAGAGTTCTGCATTTCAGGGTTGGCGGTCATTAGCGGTTTCCACGGACTCCGTTCCTCCTACCAGGGGCAGCAGGATGATCGCCGCGGTTCCGTTTCCCACGCTACTCTCCAGGGTGATCGATCCACCCAGGTCATCGATGATTTTCTTGACGATCGCCAATCCCAAACCCATTCCGTCGGTCTTGGTGGAGAAGTTCGGCTCAAATAACCGGGCGCGCACCTCCGCCGGGATTCCCGGTCCGTCATCCTTGATGCGGATGAGAATGCTTTCTCCGCTCCGGCGCGTGCTCATGGCGACGGTACCGCCGTGCTCCATCGCCTGAACGGCATTCCGGAGAATGTTGATGAAGACACGGCGCAACTCTTCGCGGTCGGCGTTCACCCTGGGATGGCCGGGCCCAAAGTCCGTGACGAACTTGATTTTTCCGTCCTGTTCGTAGAGGTCTCTGGCCTCGCCGAGGATTTCGTGGATATCGCAAACCTCGAGCTTTCGCTCCGGCATGCGTGCAAAGGTGGAAAATTCGGTGGCGATCCTGCTCAACGTCTCGATCTGGACCAGCAGCGTGTCGGAGATCGATTCCAGAAGCCTGGAAAAGTCTTTCGCACCGTCCCTGTAGGCCTGCCGGAGGTGCTGGATGGAAAGCTTCATCGGCGTTAGCGGGTTCTTGATTTCATGGGCGATTTGCTTCGCCATCTCTCTCCAGGCAAGCTCGCGCTGCGCTTTGATCATCTGTGCCTGCGCCAGTTTGAGATCCCGCACCATTTCGCCGAATGCCTGTTCGAGATCTCCCATCTCATCCCGCCCCTCGCCTTCCAGATCCACATCGAGGGTCCCCCGGGCGACCTGCTGCGTCGCCCGCTTCAACCGGCGGATCGGCGCGGAGATCTGGCCGGCGAACGCGGTACCGGCCACAAGCGCGAAGGCCAACGCGACGGCGTAGGCCCCATAGAGATAGACATCCCGCCTGGAGAGCTCGGCATTCACCTCCGCCTGCCGGTAGAGCGTTGGGACGGCGACGACTCCGATGATGGAACCGTTCTCGGCGACAATAGGCCTGTATCCGACGACGTAGGGAAGTTTTCCGATGATCTGGTCCTCCGCGTAGAAGCTTCTCTTTTTCAGGACGCTGTTCAAATAGGCCTTTGCGCTCAGATGCCGATCGAGAAGTTCGGCGGCAAACATCTCCGGCTTGCTGCTTGCCTGAAGAGCGGCCCCGCGATAGACGACAAAATCAGCATTCAGATCTCCGGCGATGTCCGAACACC contains:
- the pgeF gene encoding peptidoglycan editing factor PgeF, encoding MTANPEMQNSDRSGPGIPPNPSKGGPPGEVVVLRSHLLSRFPQLVSGLGTRKGGVSPEPFGMNTSFKVGDDPACVRTNRERFLAALGLVEGQLSVPAQIHGAVVRLVSEPGRYEACDGLLTRNPGLYLSVSIADCLPIFLFDPVAGIMGLVHAGWKGTRLGILSHALELLARESARPEDLVAWIGPGAGVCCYEVGEEVAAQFDTAHVERVQGRSPHLNLKEANRSQLLAWGARDENIEVSPYCTICSPELLHSFRRDGKHSGRMTGVIGIR